The DNA segment TACAATATGCTTCGAGAGGGCGATCATTTCGATAATATATGGACAGAACAAGATTACCCTGCTCTTTCTGGCGCAGTTGGTATCTCTGTCAACAATACGGCAACAGAGTTATTTAAGAAGAGTCCTGATAGAGGGTTGATACCAGCATCTAGTGCTCAGACCCTTGATATATTCACTAAAGCTTTAAAGAATGAGTTAAGAGCCGACGTTCATTATAGATTTAATAAATTCGTTGAGCTCGACGATAGGTGCGCAGATAGCAAGGCAGAAAAAAAAGCGCTAGCTAAGCATTTTGTTACGTATTATATAGAGCGTATCGCAAGCAAGAATGTAAACCTCTATTTTGATACAGGCTCCACTTCTTCATATGTGGCAAAAGAACTAGGCATTGAAGTAAAGCGTGCCAAGCATAGGGCATACTCGTCGCAGAAACTGATTTCTTCTGTATCCACTAATTGTGCATTAACATTTCTACATTTGTGGCTGAGTAGCGACATACCCGCTACCATGTTCCCTGAAGGCCCTGTTGAAGCGCCCTATGGAGCATCTCATGGGCCACTATCTCTATATGGTGAAGAGTCTTCAAGTCAACAGGCGGACTATTGCCGTTTGGAATTATCACCAGCAGAACAAAAAAGAATCGCAAGCTTGATCAAGCTATCCCCGCGACTAAATCATGAAAAAGAAACCCCGGTTTTAATTATTGGCGGAGTGTCTGGTGTGAAGATTGCGGATACGCCCGAACCGGTTCCTGATGACGCTTCCAATTTCTTCATAGATGAGGAAATAAGGGCTTGTATAAAGAGATACCGAGGCTTTCATGTCGGTGATTACCACAGCATGCTGTTCAAACGGTATTTGTATGAAACAGGATTACCGATAGTCGTTTGCATGCACTACAACAAGATCCATCAGCCGATCAAAGTAGGGAAATGTCACCTTGTGTTTGATGATGCATACTCGTGGGAACAATTTTTAGAAAACTACCCATTCGCGCTGTGCATTGGATATGACCACAACGATGAGTCAGAAGTCAAAGATGTTTTGGATGAACTAGCTTTGACTCCGTTGATTCCACAGCGTCATGACGGGTCAAGAAAACGAGCGATATTAGTGGGGAACAAGAAGTATCTAGAATGGGAAGATAGCATAACAAAGGCATAAACTCAGGCCACAAAAAGCGCCGCTTCGCTTTGCTTTTTGTGCCTGAACTAGCACAACTCTGCCGTTATGTTTTGAACTTCCCCCACCAAATCGGACACCAGGCTACCATCCATTTCAACATCGGTGGTAATGGCGCCATCCATCATGGTGGAATTGAGTCGCAGATGGAGGCTATCTGTTAACAGTCAGTAAATTGCGATCAGCTTCACATCACTTATGACATCGATACGTTAATAATTCCATAAGCACGTTTCTTTCTCGGATATTCAGGGACGAAGCGATAATCATTGAGATCCCTGATGAAGAAGATTCCCAAACAAAACAAACGTCTGTTTTTCAGCCAGTTGTTGTGGAGCAAACGCATCAACCAGAAATTTATGCCCCATGCCGGATACATGGGCAATGGCGGAGACATTCACTTGATACTGGGTGTTGATGGCACCGGTATCAATCATTTGATTCAACTTCTGTCACAAGCAGTACCCAACAACCGCTTTATTCACAATCCGCTTGCAAAGTTTGAACCCAAACTCACCTTGTCTTACCAAGGTGACAGATTGGCAATTCTCTATCAAAAGGAGTTGACGGCAGATCACCCCCTGAACCGCGTCTATCGGATTTATGCTGAAGAGAATCTGGCGGAAACCAATTACGATCTGTTACTGATGGAGAACAAAGCAACACCTAGCGTTTTACTCATTATGAAGGAGACGCATAGCTTACTGGCGACAGAAGCCCTGTTACGGGAATTACAATGTCATGCACTGTTCTATATAAGCGATCCCGTCATTCTGGCTGAACAGATCTTCTCGCGGGAGGGATTAAATACTTCCTATCTCGAGTTGGAAAGTAAGGCGGTTATGGAATCCCGGTTTCTGAAGCGTTTTCTATCTCACGATCTTCGCGCTGTACTACATGCCTATAAACTGATTCAGCGTCTGCCTACAGACCGCCAGCGAAGTATACAGATGAAAGTTTTTACCATCGCCTTAATCCAGCATATGTTTCGCATGTTGGCTGCTCGCTATCCTGAATTGGCGTCAGTGGTGGATTTTGAGTGTATAGAAAATGATCCCGAACGTTTGCAGTTCCCTCTTGTCAATTGGCTGGGGTCGAACGGTCTGGGGCACTCAGAACTAGTACTCAATCGATCAACCTTCAAGCCGGACGGACAAATGTCTAGTCGCTGGACACGTTCCTGGCCGGAATCAATCAACACTTTTGATGCACTCACCGCTAAGGATGCGAACCTGGCGTACCAGATCATGATTGATCACGGATTAATGCGTGATGAAGGTAAGCACAAAACCTGGGATGATAGGTTTGCAGTGTGAAACAGCATACAGCACAAAGGTCAGAGAGCAACTGTTCCAAGTAATCAAGCAGGCAGAGATACGGCCTTTCTCGATTCAATGAACATCGGTATCATCCAGCCGCTCACCCGGATCATCCACGGCTGTCTCGGATAGCGCCCGATCGATCAGTTCCATTTGTTGCTGGGCATGCAGGCGAGAGTTGCCGCAAGCAGGCGATGCCGAGGGTGGCCGCCCCGAATAACCAAGCACCATGGACTTGGGCTTGCTGACACGTAGATGGTGCTGAATCTGGTACCAGGCACCCTGGTTGCGCGGTTCCTCCTGACACCACACGAGTTCATGGGCATACACATATTTTTGTAATATATCCATCAAAGTTCTACGCGGGAAAGGATAGAGCTGCTCGATGCGCAGAATGGCTATATTTGTAATCCCGCGCTCTCGACGCGCCTTGAGCAGGTCAAAATAGACCTTGCCGCTGCACAACACCACACGCCGGATCTCTGTAACCTGATGCTCATCGAGCTCTTCGATCACCAACGTCAGGGAGCCCTGGGTAATCTCTTCAATCGACGATGTGGATAATCGATGCCGCAACAGGCTCTTTGGGGTCATAATCACCAGGGGACGGCGGAAGGCCCGCTTTTGCTGATCC comes from the Candidatus Thiodiazotropha sp. CDECU1 genome and includes:
- a CDS encoding DUF4062 domain-containing protein, which translates into the protein MKSNGLYEQERKYQVFISSPFSLQEVRQQVFRAVLMTNHIPIRMEETPATSRATREVIKSAIQKSDIYVLILGCRYGSLMHDEGGNMSFTEWEYNQAVASGAEILIYLLNETEIREKRRLLDGEKKHDSEELKNEDKFWRFYNMLREGDHFDNIWTEQDYPALSGAVGISVNNTATELFKKSPDRGLIPASSAQTLDIFTKALKNELRADVHYRFNKFVELDDRCADSKAEKKALAKHFVTYYIERIASKNVNLYFDTGSTSSYVAKELGIEVKRAKHRAYSSQKLISSVSTNCALTFLHLWLSSDIPATMFPEGPVEAPYGASHGPLSLYGEESSSQQADYCRLELSPAEQKRIASLIKLSPRLNHEKETPVLIIGGVSGVKIADTPEPVPDDASNFFIDEEIRACIKRYRGFHVGDYHSMLFKRYLYETGLPIVVCMHYNKIHQPIKVGKCHLVFDDAYSWEQFLENYPFALCIGYDHNDESEVKDVLDELALTPLIPQRHDGSRKRAILVGNKKYLEWEDSITKA